ATCCTGAGGCCGCCACTGAAACGTCTCCCATGTTCGCGCCATATGGTCCGGCAATGGAGCTGTAAGGGAGAGCTGTGCTCCGGTGACAGGGTGTTTCAGGCTGAGCGACCGGGCATGCAGATGCAATTTGCGGCTGATATCACCACCGAGTTGCGCGCCCCACCCATCGCCCAGGTTTTCCTGACCTGAGCCGCCATATTTGCCATCCCCCACAATCGGATGCCCGATCTCGGCCATATGCGCGCGAAGTTGATGTGTGCGTCCGGTAATGGGCACCAAAGCCATCCAGGACGTACGCGTGCCCGCATTTTCGACCACAGCGTAATCTGTCGTCGCGGGTTTGGCGCCGGGTGTTTGGTCAATATCACGCGGGTGCAGGCACAACATCTTTTCGCCTTCACCTTTGGACCCGTGGCCCGGTGCTTTGACCAACCCGAAACGGATGGTGCCCATGCGAGGGACTGGCACCCCGGCGACCACCGCCCAGTAAATCTTGCGCGTGTCGCGATCTCGGAATGCTGCCGTCAGTCGGGCGGCGACGGCACGGCTTCGGGCCATAAGCAAAACGCCGGATGTATCCTTGTCGAGCCGGTGAACAAGCCTCGGGGTCTCATCCAGTTCAAAGCGGAGGGCATCTGACATTTCATCCACGTGGCGTGTCAGTTTGCTTCCACCCTGCACGGGTAGGCCCGGAGGTTTGTTCAACGCCAGAATGTGGTCGTCCCTGTAAATCACAGTATTGCGAATCATCTCCGCGTCGCGGTCTGATACTTTTGGCCGCGCAGGTGTGGACTGTGCGGGGTCTGGTAAGGGCGGCACACGCACCTGCTGACCTTCTTCAACCCGCGTGTTGGCCTTGGCGCGCCCACCATCAACGCGCAACTCTCCTTTGCGGCACATCTTTTCAATCCGCCCTTGCGAGACATGCGGGAATCGCCGCCGAAACCACCGATCCAGTCGCTGATCACCTTCGCCTTCTGCAACGGTTAGGGTTTGAACCTTAGTCATGCCCAAAGTGACCTTGCCAGCCAAACGCCCATGGCAAGCCCAAGGATCGACAGCACCACTGACAACGCGACATAGACTGCGGCCTGGCCAATCTCACCGCGCTCATAGAGTGTAAAAGCCTCTAGAGAAAATGCCGAGAAGGTTGTGAAACCGCCAAGGATACCTGTCATCAGAAAAGGGTTCAGAGCTGTCAGGTCGCGTTGAAACGTGTAGACCACAACAAGACCCATGAGGAAGGACCCAATCACGTTAACCGGCAGGATGGCCAATGGAAAGCTGGCACCTGTTGACCGAACAACAGCCATACCAACGCCAAAGCGCAGCATAGAGCCAATGGCCCCGCCCAATCCCACCTGAAGAAAGGTCATCACCATGGCCGCGTCTGTCGCGTGTGGCCTGTCCTTTGTCAAGTTTGCCAAGGCGTGGAGATTGAGTTGCAGCGCTAACATAAATCGCAATAGTGTGCCGCGACCTTGTCCGGAGTTCAAAATGCAAGACCCCGCGCTGTTCCTACGTACCCTTTTTGACCGCGCCGTTGAAGTGGCGGACCCGATGCAAAGTTTGGCAGCACATTTGCCGCCCAAACCAGAGGGGCGTTTGATTGTCGTTGGTGCGGGAAAAGCCAGCGCGCGCATGGCCGAAGCGGTCGAAGATGTGTATGGGTCTTGCGAAGGATTGGTTATCACGCGCTATGGCTATGCGCGCCCCTGCAAAGGCATTGAGATCGTCGAAGCGGCTCATCCTGTCCCTGATGCCGCGGGCGAGATGGCGACCAAACGCATGTTGGAGCTGTTGGCGGAGTGCGGCGAAGACGACATGGTTCTCGCTCTGATATCGGGCGGTGGATCTGCGCTCTTGACCGCTCCAGCGGCCGACATTTCACTTGCGGAAAAACAGGCTTTGACAGATGACCTCTTGGCGTCCGGGGCGCCGATTGGAGACATAAACGGTATTCGCAAACAGATATCTGCGGTCAAGGGCGGCAAGCTGGCTGCCGCGGCGTATCCTGCACGCATGCTAGCGTTGATGATATCGGATGTTCCGGGCGACAATCCAGGTGACATCGCAAGTGGGCCCACAGTGGGGGACACCGGCGATGCGAAGCGTGCGCTGTCATTGCTTGAGCGCTGGAACGTCACGCCCCCTGCCTCGATTGCGCAGTTTCTGGCGGCAGGAGGCGCGCCCCTGGCACCCGACGACCCGCATCTCAGTCGCGTTGAAAACGTGATTTACGCGGCACCCGCACAATCTCTTGAAGCGGCGGCCGAAATCGCTCGCGCGAACGGATTTGAAGTACGAAACTTGGGTGACGCACTGGAAGGTGAAGCGCGCGATGTAGCACAGCACCATGCCGCGTTGGCATTGGACATTCAAAATGGTTTGACGCACTCAGATGCTCCGATCT
This DNA window, taken from Roseovarius sp. S88, encodes the following:
- a CDS encoding RluA family pseudouridine synthase; its protein translation is MTKVQTLTVAEGEGDQRLDRWFRRRFPHVSQGRIEKMCRKGELRVDGGRAKANTRVEEGQQVRVPPLPDPAQSTPARPKVSDRDAEMIRNTVIYRDDHILALNKPPGLPVQGGSKLTRHVDEMSDALRFELDETPRLVHRLDKDTSGVLLMARSRAVAARLTAAFRDRDTRKIYWAVVAGVPVPRMGTIRFGLVKAPGHGSKGEGEKMLCLHPRDIDQTPGAKPATTDYAVVENAGTRTSWMALVPITGRTHQLRAHMAEIGHPIVGDGKYGGSGQENLGDGWGAQLGGDISRKLHLHARSLSLKHPVTGAQLSLTAPLPDHMARTWETFQWRPQDAAADPFEDLS
- the crcB gene encoding fluoride efflux transporter CrcB, giving the protein MVMTFLQVGLGGAIGSMLRFGVGMAVVRSTGASFPLAILPVNVIGSFLMGLVVVYTFQRDLTALNPFLMTGILGGFTTFSAFSLEAFTLYERGEIGQAAVYVALSVVLSILGLAMGVWLARSLWA
- a CDS encoding glycerate kinase type-2 family protein, producing MQDPALFLRTLFDRAVEVADPMQSLAAHLPPKPEGRLIVVGAGKASARMAEAVEDVYGSCEGLVITRYGYARPCKGIEIVEAAHPVPDAAGEMATKRMLELLAECGEDDMVLALISGGGSALLTAPAADISLAEKQALTDDLLASGAPIGDINGIRKQISAVKGGKLAAAAYPARMLALMISDVPGDNPGDIASGPTVGDTGDAKRALSLLERWNVTPPASIAQFLAAGGAPLAPDDPHLSRVENVIYAAPAQSLEAAAEIARANGFEVRNLGDALEGEARDVAQHHAALALDIQNGLTHSDAPILLLSGGELTVTRRGQGVGGPNAEYALAMALALQGADGIDAIACDTDGVDGAAEVAGALIGPDTLAKAKSKTVDAQLALFENDAHGFFASLGDQVVPGPTLTNVNDFRACLIQPKGAS